From Variovorax sp. J2L1-78, the proteins below share one genomic window:
- a CDS encoding carbohydrate ABC transporter permease — MNATNKPINQKAWFLILPVLICVAFSAIVPLMTVVNYSVQDIISPERRVFVGTEWFAAVMRDDELHAALYRQLGFSLSVLLVEIPLGICLALSMPATGWKASAVLVIVALSLLIPWNVVGTIWQIYGRADIGLLGFMLQKIGVDYSYTGNATDAWLTVLVMDVWHWTPLVALLGYAGLRSIPDAYYQAARIDGASKFAVFRYIQLPKMRGVLMIAVLLRFMDSFMIYTEPFVLTGGGPGNATTFLSQYLTQKAVGQFDLGPAAAFSLIYFLIILLFCFILYNWMQRVGTQDMEETR, encoded by the coding sequence ATGAACGCTACCAACAAACCCATCAACCAGAAGGCCTGGTTCCTGATCCTGCCGGTGCTGATCTGCGTGGCCTTCTCGGCCATCGTGCCGCTGATGACGGTGGTCAACTACTCGGTGCAGGACATCATCTCGCCCGAGCGGCGCGTGTTCGTCGGCACCGAATGGTTCGCGGCGGTGATGCGCGACGACGAACTGCATGCGGCGCTCTACCGGCAGCTCGGTTTCTCGCTGTCGGTGCTGTTGGTCGAGATCCCGCTGGGCATCTGCCTGGCGCTCTCGATGCCGGCCACGGGCTGGAAGGCGTCGGCGGTGCTGGTGATCGTCGCGCTGTCGTTGCTGATTCCGTGGAACGTGGTCGGCACCATCTGGCAGATCTACGGCCGCGCGGACATCGGCCTGCTCGGCTTCATGCTGCAGAAGATCGGCGTCGACTACAGCTACACCGGCAACGCGACCGATGCCTGGCTCACGGTGCTGGTGATGGACGTGTGGCACTGGACGCCGCTGGTCGCCTTGCTCGGCTACGCCGGGCTGCGCTCGATTCCCGATGCCTACTACCAGGCCGCACGCATCGACGGCGCCAGCAAGTTCGCGGTGTTCCGCTACATCCAGCTGCCCAAGATGCGCGGCGTGCTGATGATCGCGGTGCTGCTGCGCTTCATGGACAGCTTCATGATCTACACCGAGCCCTTCGTGCTGACGGGCGGCGGGCCGGGCAATGCGACCACCTTCCTGAGCCAGTACCTCACGCAGAAGGCGGTAGGGCAGTTCGACCTCGGGCCGGCCGCGGCCTTCTCGCTGATCTACTTTCTGATCATCCTGCTGTTCTGCTTCATCCTCTACAACTGGATGCAGCGCGTGGGCACGCAGGACATGGAGGAAACCCGATGA
- a CDS encoding carbohydrate ABC transporter permease produces MNDRRFHKRSIFLVLYIVFALLPIYWMINMSFKTNEEILSSFSFFPQQLTWANYARIFTDESWYSGYINSLIYVGINTVISLTVALPAAYAFSRYSFLGDKHVFFWLLTNRMTPPAVFLLPFFQLYSTVGLMDTHLGVALAHLLFNVPLAVWILEGFMSGIPREIDETAYIDGYSFPRFFLTIFLPLIKAGVGVAAFFCFMFSWVELLLARTLTSVNAKPIVATMTRTVSASGMDWATLAAAGVLTIVPGAIVIWFVRHYIAKGFAMGRV; encoded by the coding sequence ATGAACGACCGACGTTTTCACAAGCGCAGCATCTTCCTGGTGCTGTACATCGTCTTCGCGCTGTTGCCCATCTACTGGATGATCAACATGAGCTTCAAGACGAACGAGGAGATCCTCTCGAGCTTCTCGTTCTTTCCGCAGCAGCTCACCTGGGCCAACTACGCGCGCATCTTCACCGACGAGTCGTGGTACTCGGGCTACATCAACAGCCTGATCTACGTGGGCATCAACACGGTGATCTCGCTCACCGTGGCCCTGCCGGCGGCCTATGCCTTCTCGCGCTACTCCTTCCTCGGCGACAAGCACGTGTTCTTCTGGCTGCTGACCAACCGCATGACGCCGCCGGCGGTCTTCCTGCTGCCTTTCTTCCAGCTCTACAGCACGGTGGGGCTGATGGACACGCACCTGGGCGTGGCGCTGGCGCACCTGCTGTTCAACGTGCCGCTGGCGGTGTGGATCCTCGAAGGCTTCATGAGCGGCATCCCGCGCGAGATCGACGAGACGGCCTACATCGACGGCTACTCGTTCCCGCGCTTCTTCCTCACGATCTTCCTGCCACTCATCAAGGCGGGCGTCGGCGTGGCGGCGTTCTTCTGCTTCATGTTCAGCTGGGTCGAGCTGCTGCTGGCCCGCACGCTCACCAGCGTGAATGCGAAGCCGATCGTGGCGACGATGACGCGCACCGTGAGCGCCTCGGGCATGGACTGGGCCACGCTGGCCGCGGCCGGCGTGCTGACCATCGTGCCCGGCGCGATCGTGATCTGGTTCGTCCGCCACTACATCGCAAAAGGCTTTGCGATGGGCCGCGTCTGA
- a CDS encoding ABC transporter ATP-binding protein, which translates to MQLTLERITKKVGAQTWLHEQSLTPRSGAVTVLLGATQAGKTSLMRIMAGLDVPSSGRVLVDAEDVTGRPVRERNVAMVYQQFINYPSLTVADNIASPLKLRGEKGIDARVRELADKLHIGMFLDRLPAELSGGQQQRVALARALAKNAPLMLLDEPLVNLDYKLREGLREELAQLFASGDSTVIYATTEPGEALLLGGYTAVLDAGELLQYGPTAEVFHAPQSLRVARAFSDPPMNLLPGTATPEGVQLAGGPLLPMALPAGSGGAVTIGLRASALDVQAGPGGIALPGKVELAEISGSDTFVHVHTTVGELVAQLTGVHRFELGTPITLHFNAARAYVFDASEKLVVAPAWRKGN; encoded by the coding sequence ATGCAACTGACCCTCGAGCGCATCACCAAGAAGGTGGGCGCGCAGACGTGGCTCCATGAGCAGAGCCTGACACCGCGCAGCGGCGCCGTCACGGTGCTGCTGGGCGCGACACAGGCCGGCAAGACCAGCCTGATGCGCATCATGGCGGGCCTCGACGTGCCGAGCAGCGGCCGCGTCCTGGTGGACGCCGAGGACGTCACCGGCCGGCCGGTGCGCGAGCGCAACGTCGCGATGGTGTACCAGCAGTTCATCAACTATCCGTCGCTCACGGTGGCGGACAACATCGCGTCGCCGCTCAAGCTGCGCGGCGAGAAGGGCATCGACGCCCGCGTCCGCGAACTCGCGGACAAGCTGCACATCGGCATGTTCCTCGACCGCCTGCCGGCCGAGCTGTCCGGGGGCCAGCAGCAGCGCGTGGCGCTGGCGCGTGCGCTGGCCAAGAACGCGCCGCTGATGCTGCTCGACGAGCCCCTGGTCAACCTCGACTACAAACTCCGCGAAGGGCTGCGCGAAGAGCTGGCGCAGCTGTTCGCCAGCGGCGACTCCACCGTCATCTACGCCACCACCGAACCGGGCGAGGCCTTGCTGCTGGGCGGCTACACCGCGGTGCTGGATGCGGGTGAACTGCTCCAGTACGGGCCGACGGCCGAAGTCTTCCACGCGCCGCAGTCGCTGCGGGTGGCGCGCGCCTTCAGCGACCCGCCGATGAACCTACTGCCCGGCACGGCCACGCCCGAGGGCGTGCAACTGGCCGGCGGTCCCTTGCTGCCGATGGCGTTGCCGGCGGGCAGCGGCGGTGCCGTCACCATCGGCCTGCGCGCCAGCGCGCTCGACGTGCAGGCCGGGCCAGGCGGCATCGCCTTGCCCGGCAAGGTCGAACTGGCCGAGATCTCCGGATCCGACACCTTCGTGCATGTGCACACCACCGTCGGCGAACTGGTGGCGCAGCTGACCGGCGTGCATCGCTTTGAGCTGGGCACCCCGATCACGCTGCACTTCAACGCGGCTCGCGCCTATGTCTTCGACGCCAGTGAGAAGCTGGTGGTGGCGCCGGCCTGGCGCAAGGGGAACTGA
- a CDS encoding alpha-E domain-containing protein, which yields MLSRTADHLYWMSRYTERAENTARMLDVNYQTSLLPQSAEVAKYGWQGLLSISELLPAYNEKHDQIVPDEVMEFMVKDESNPSSIISCLKAARENARAVRGALTTEAWETQNTTWLDVNRMLRAGEFERDPAQFFEWVKFRSHLSRGVTLGTMLQDEAFYFSRLGTFLERADNTARLVDVKFHALNSEFFGAATEEDQEYDFYHWSAILRSVSAFEVYRKVYRDVIKPERVAELLILRPDMPRSLHASLAEVVANLAKVQNDQSAETQRRAGKLLADLQYARVDEILATGLHAYLTQFLDRVNELGWRISQDFLVPAH from the coding sequence ATGCTGTCACGCACCGCCGACCACCTCTACTGGATGTCGCGCTACACCGAGCGGGCGGAAAACACCGCTCGCATGCTCGACGTCAACTACCAGACCTCGCTGCTGCCGCAGTCGGCCGAAGTCGCCAAGTACGGCTGGCAAGGCCTCTTGTCCATCAGCGAACTGCTGCCGGCCTACAACGAGAAGCACGACCAGATCGTGCCCGACGAGGTGATGGAATTCATGGTCAAGGACGAGTCGAACCCGTCCTCGATCATCTCCTGCCTGAAGGCCGCGCGCGAGAACGCCCGCGCCGTGCGCGGCGCGCTCACCACCGAGGCCTGGGAGACGCAGAACACCACCTGGCTCGACGTCAACCGCATGCTGCGCGCTGGCGAGTTCGAGCGCGACCCGGCGCAGTTCTTCGAGTGGGTGAAGTTCCGCTCGCACCTGTCGCGCGGCGTCACGCTGGGCACCATGCTGCAGGACGAGGCCTTCTACTTCTCGCGCCTGGGCACCTTCCTCGAACGCGCCGACAACACGGCGCGCCTGGTCGACGTCAAGTTCCACGCGCTCAACAGCGAGTTCTTCGGCGCCGCCACCGAGGAGGACCAGGAGTACGACTTCTATCACTGGAGCGCGATCCTGCGCAGCGTCTCGGCCTTCGAGGTGTACCGCAAGGTCTACCGCGACGTGATCAAGCCCGAGCGCGTCGCCGAACTGCTCATCCTGCGCCCCGACATGCCGCGTTCGCTGCATGCCAGCCTGGCCGAGGTCGTGGCCAACCTCGCCAAGGTGCAGAACGACCAGAGCGCCGAAACGCAACGCCGCGCCGGCAAGCTGCTGGCCGACCTGCAGTACGCGCGCGTCGACGAGATCCTCGCGACCGGGCTGCATGCGTACCTGACGCAGTTTCTCGATCGGGTGAACGAGCTCGGGTGGCGGATCAGCCAGGACTTTTTGGTGCCGGCGCACTGA
- a CDS encoding DUF2160 domain-containing protein — MFDWMVWTTPVAVFFTCIALMLVGMTVWEYKSPTTLRRGWLPMETTRGDRLFIGLLSAAYLNLVFIGLAGKFQEWMSLEAEPSIWISFVLSMGLLALVMRKG, encoded by the coding sequence ATGTTCGACTGGATGGTCTGGACCACCCCGGTGGCCGTGTTCTTCACCTGCATCGCGCTCATGCTCGTGGGCATGACGGTGTGGGAATACAAGTCGCCCACCACGCTGCGGCGCGGCTGGCTGCCGATGGAAACCACCCGCGGCGACCGGCTCTTCATCGGCCTGCTGTCCGCGGCGTACCTCAACCTGGTCTTCATCGGCCTCGCCGGGAAGTTCCAGGAGTGGATGTCGCTCGAGGCCGAGCCGTCGATCTGGATCAGCTTCGTGCTGTCGATGGGCTTGCTCGCATTGGTGATGCGAAAGGGCTGA
- a CDS encoding ABC transporter ATP-binding protein has translation MARIDLDLAHAYRANPTQDSDYALLPLKMSFRDGGAYALLGPSGCGKTTMLNIISGLLVPSQGTVTFDGRDMTRATPQERNIAQVFQFPVIYDTMTVAENLAFPLRNRKVPAEQIRKRVGEIAEMLDMSGQLNQRAAGLAADAKQKISLGRGLVRSDVSAVLFDEPLTVIDPHLKWQLRRKLKQIHRELKLTLIYVTHDQVEALTFAEEVVVMTRGKAVQVGSAEALFERPAHTFVGHFIGSPGMNFVPAQSQGGALEVAGVRLAGLRELPDGALKLGIRPEYLRIADPQAPGAIPATVTQVQDVGTHAMLSADAGGTKLKARLSSDALMPTAGDIVWLKVLDPHTCYYRDEELVA, from the coding sequence ATGGCCCGCATCGACCTCGACCTGGCGCACGCCTACCGCGCCAACCCCACGCAGGACAGCGACTACGCGCTGCTGCCGTTGAAGATGAGCTTCCGCGACGGCGGCGCCTATGCGTTGCTCGGCCCCTCCGGCTGCGGCAAGACCACCATGCTCAACATCATCTCGGGCCTGCTGGTGCCGTCGCAGGGCACGGTGACCTTCGACGGCCGCGACATGACGCGTGCCACGCCGCAGGAACGCAACATCGCGCAGGTGTTCCAGTTCCCGGTCATCTACGACACCATGACGGTGGCCGAGAACCTCGCTTTTCCGCTGCGCAACCGCAAGGTGCCGGCCGAACAGATCAGGAAGCGCGTCGGCGAGATCGCGGAGATGCTCGACATGAGCGGGCAGCTCAACCAGCGCGCCGCCGGGCTGGCGGCCGACGCCAAGCAGAAGATCTCGCTGGGCCGTGGCCTGGTGCGCTCGGACGTGTCGGCGGTGCTGTTCGACGAACCGCTCACCGTGATCGACCCGCACCTCAAGTGGCAGCTGCGGCGCAAGCTCAAGCAGATCCACCGCGAACTCAAGCTCACGCTGATCTATGTCACGCACGACCAGGTCGAGGCCCTGACCTTCGCCGAAGAGGTGGTGGTGATGACGCGCGGCAAGGCGGTGCAGGTCGGCAGTGCAGAGGCGCTGTTCGAACGGCCGGCCCACACCTTCGTCGGGCACTTCATCGGCTCGCCGGGCATGAACTTCGTCCCTGCGCAGAGCCAGGGCGGGGCGCTCGAGGTCGCGGGTGTCCGGCTGGCCGGCTTGCGCGAACTGCCCGACGGGGCGCTCAAGCTCGGCATCCGCCCCGAGTACCTTCGCATCGCCGACCCCCAGGCGCCTGGCGCGATTCCTGCGACCGTGACGCAGGTGCAAGACGTCGGCACCCACGCCATGCTCAGCGCCGATGCCGGTGGCACGAAGCTGAAGGCCCGGCTGTCGTCCGACGCGCTGATGCCGACCGCCGGCGACATCGTGTGGCTCAAGGTGCTGGACCCGCACACCTGCTACTACCGCGACGAGGAGCTCGTGGCATGA
- the glpK gene encoding glycerol kinase GlpK produces the protein MTHILALDQGTSSSRSIVFNGEGRIVAVAQRELPQIYPQPGWVEHDPMEIWRGQLATAREVLAKAKLQPMDIHAIGITNQRETTLLWNRRTGQPVHHAIVWQDRRAEPLCAKLRDEGLTDTIRDKTGLVIDAYFSGTKLRWLLDNVPGAREQAERGELAFGTVDSWLMWQLTGGKVHVTDVSNASRTMLFNVHDNTWDADLLKALDIPAALMPEVKPSSAHFCDTDAALLGRSLPVGGVAGDQQAALFGQACFGPGMAKNTYGTGCFLLMHTGDAFQPSSNGLLVTSAAQTSAQPQYAMEGSVFVGGAVVQWLRDGLQAIKGSAEVQGLAESVPDSGGVMMVPAFTGLGAPYWNAEARGTITGLTRGTTVAHIARAALESIAYQSAALLQAMSRDAVAAGGAPVAELRVDGGACVNDLLMQFQADLLGIPVLRPEVTETTALGAAYLAGLSTGFFKDIEQLSTLWRVERRFMPTMGRPQAGEAMARWERAVRQATAL, from the coding sequence ATGACCCACATCCTCGCCCTCGACCAGGGCACCTCCAGCTCGCGCAGCATCGTGTTCAACGGCGAGGGCCGCATCGTCGCGGTCGCGCAGCGCGAACTGCCGCAGATCTACCCCCAGCCCGGCTGGGTCGAGCACGACCCGATGGAAATCTGGCGCGGCCAGTTGGCCACCGCGCGCGAGGTGCTCGCCAAGGCGAAGCTGCAGCCGATGGACATCCACGCCATCGGCATCACCAACCAGCGCGAGACCACGCTGCTGTGGAACCGCCGGACCGGCCAACCGGTGCACCACGCCATCGTCTGGCAGGACCGCCGCGCCGAGCCTCTGTGCGCGAAACTGCGCGACGAAGGCCTGACCGACACCATCCGCGACAAGACCGGCCTGGTCATCGACGCGTATTTCTCCGGCACCAAGCTGCGCTGGCTGCTCGACAACGTGCCCGGCGCGCGCGAACAGGCCGAGCGCGGCGAGCTGGCCTTCGGCACGGTCGACAGCTGGCTCATGTGGCAGCTCACCGGCGGCAAGGTGCATGTCACCGACGTGAGCAACGCGTCGCGCACGATGCTCTTCAACGTGCACGACAACACCTGGGACGCCGACCTGCTGAAGGCGCTCGACATCCCCGCCGCGCTCATGCCGGAGGTGAAGCCGTCGAGCGCGCACTTCTGCGACACCGACGCTGCCTTGCTCGGCCGCTCGCTGCCCGTCGGCGGCGTGGCCGGCGACCAGCAGGCGGCCCTATTCGGCCAGGCCTGCTTCGGCCCCGGCATGGCCAAGAACACCTACGGCACCGGCTGCTTCCTGTTGATGCACACCGGCGACGCGTTCCAGCCCTCGTCCAACGGCCTGCTCGTGACCAGCGCCGCGCAGACCAGCGCGCAGCCGCAGTACGCGATGGAAGGCAGCGTGTTCGTCGGCGGCGCCGTCGTGCAATGGCTGCGCGACGGCCTGCAGGCCATCAAGGGAAGTGCCGAGGTACAGGGGCTGGCCGAGAGCGTGCCCGACTCGGGCGGCGTGATGATGGTGCCGGCCTTCACGGGCCTGGGCGCGCCCTACTGGAACGCCGAGGCGCGCGGCACGATCACCGGACTGACCCGCGGCACGACCGTCGCGCACATCGCCCGCGCCGCATTGGAAAGCATCGCCTACCAAAGCGCCGCCCTGCTCCAGGCGATGAGCCGCGATGCCGTTGCCGCCGGCGGCGCACCCGTCGCCGAGCTGCGCGTGGACGGCGGCGCCTGCGTGAACGACCTGCTGATGCAGTTCCAGGCCGACCTGCTCGGCATCCCGGTGCTGCGGCCGGAGGTCACGGAGACCACGGCGCTGGGCGCCGCCTACCTCGCGGGCCTGTCGACCGGTTTCTTCAAGGACATCGAACAGCTGTCGACGCTTTGGCGCGTGGAGCGGCGCTTCATGCCGACGATGGGGCGCCCGCAGGCGGGCGAGGCGATGGCCCGGTGGGAGCGCGCCGTTCGCCAGGCCACGGCCCTCTGA
- a CDS encoding circularly permuted type 2 ATP-grasp protein: MHKFDEMYEQLPYAGAAIRGHYKRYDQWLSKQPGELMKSRREEAEMIFRRVGITFAVYGAKDEDGSGTERLIPFDLLPRIIPAHEWESMEKGLVQRVNALNRFIHDVYHDQEIVKAGIIPIEQIRDNAQFRPEMMGVTVPNNVYSNISGIDIVRAPDADGNGEYYVLEDNLRVPSGVSYMLENRKMMMRLFPDLFAQNRIAPVAHYPDLLLETLRASAPPATAEPTVVVLTPGMYNSAYFEHAFLAQQMGVELVEGQDLFVKDDFVYMRTTRGPKRVDVIYRRVDDDFLDPEVFRPTSTLGCAGLMRAYRAGNVAISNAVGTGVADDKSIYPYVPKMIEFYLGEKPILKNVPTYMCRNKDELQYTLDNMKDLVVKEVHGAGGYGMLIGPAATQAEIEEFKQAVIAKPDGYIAQPTLSLSTSPTFVDAGIAPRHIDLRPFVLSAKEVQMVPGGLTRVALKEGSLVVNSSQGGGTKDTWILEADRRPKAAAPAAAPSQTQTQTQSA, translated from the coding sequence ATGCACAAATTCGATGAGATGTACGAGCAGTTGCCCTATGCGGGTGCTGCGATCCGGGGTCACTACAAGCGCTACGACCAATGGCTGTCCAAACAGCCCGGCGAGTTGATGAAATCCCGGCGGGAAGAAGCCGAGATGATCTTCCGCCGTGTCGGCATCACCTTTGCGGTGTACGGCGCCAAGGACGAGGACGGTTCGGGCACCGAGCGCCTGATCCCCTTCGACCTGTTGCCGCGCATCATTCCCGCGCACGAGTGGGAGTCGATGGAAAAGGGCCTGGTGCAACGGGTGAATGCGCTCAACCGCTTCATCCACGACGTCTACCACGACCAGGAGATCGTCAAGGCCGGCATCATCCCGATCGAGCAGATCCGTGACAACGCGCAGTTCCGCCCCGAGATGATGGGCGTGACGGTGCCGAACAATGTCTACTCGAACATCTCGGGCATCGACATCGTCCGCGCGCCCGATGCCGACGGCAACGGCGAGTACTACGTGCTCGAAGACAATCTGCGGGTGCCCAGCGGCGTGAGCTACATGCTGGAAAACCGCAAGATGATGATGCGGCTCTTCCCGGACCTGTTCGCGCAGAACCGCATCGCGCCGGTCGCCCATTACCCCGACTTGCTGCTGGAAACTCTGCGCGCCAGCGCGCCGCCGGCCACCGCCGAGCCGACGGTCGTGGTGCTCACGCCCGGCATGTACAACAGCGCCTATTTCGAGCACGCCTTCCTGGCGCAGCAGATGGGCGTCGAATTGGTCGAGGGGCAGGACCTGTTCGTCAAGGACGACTTCGTCTACATGCGCACCACGCGCGGCCCGAAGCGGGTCGACGTGATCTACCGCCGCGTCGACGACGACTTCCTCGACCCCGAGGTGTTCCGCCCGACCTCGACGCTGGGTTGCGCCGGCCTGATGCGCGCCTACCGCGCCGGCAACGTCGCCATCAGCAATGCGGTGGGCACCGGCGTGGCCGACGACAAGTCGATCTACCCCTACGTGCCGAAGATGATCGAGTTCTACCTTGGCGAGAAACCGATCCTGAAGAACGTACCGACCTACATGTGCCGCAACAAGGACGAGCTGCAGTACACGCTCGACAACATGAAGGACCTGGTCGTGAAGGAAGTGCACGGCGCCGGCGGCTACGGCATGCTCATCGGCCCGGCCGCGACGCAGGCCGAGATCGAGGAATTCAAGCAGGCCGTGATCGCCAAGCCCGACGGCTACATCGCGCAGCCCACGCTCAGCCTGTCGACCTCGCCGACCTTCGTCGACGCCGGCATCGCGCCGCGCCACATCGACCTGCGACCCTTCGTGCTGTCGGCCAAGGAGGTGCAGATGGTGCCGGGCGGCCTGACCCGCGTGGCGCTCAAGGAAGGGTCGCTGGTTGTCAACTCGTCGCAGGGCGGTGGCACCAAGGACACCTGGATCCTCGAGGCTGACCGGCGCCCCAAGGCAGCCGCCCCGGCCGCCGCCCCGTCGCAAACCCAAACACAAACCCAGTCGGCCTGA
- a CDS encoding DeoR/GlpR family DNA-binding transcription regulator, protein MNPNPRQLRLLDTVRARGTVMVEELAEMLGVTLQTVRRDVQRLADEGLLTRFHGGVRVPSSTTENIGYPQRASLHAEGKARIARAVAARVPNDCSLILNVGTTTEAIAQALMRHTGLRVITNNLNVATILSGNPACEVIVAGGSVRARDRAIVGEATIDFIRQFKVDIALIGVSSIEADGSLRDFDLREVKVAQTIIAQAREVWLAADASKFNRPAMIQLGTLSDIDRLFTDAEPPAPFPALLDSAQVRCEIASDH, encoded by the coding sequence TTGAACCCCAACCCCCGCCAGCTGCGCCTGCTCGACACGGTGCGGGCCCGCGGCACGGTGATGGTGGAAGAGCTGGCCGAGATGCTCGGCGTCACCCTGCAGACGGTGCGGCGCGACGTTCAGCGGCTGGCCGACGAAGGGCTGCTCACGCGCTTCCACGGCGGCGTGCGGGTGCCCAGTTCGACGACCGAGAACATCGGCTACCCGCAACGGGCGTCGCTGCACGCCGAAGGCAAGGCGCGCATCGCCCGTGCCGTGGCGGCGCGCGTGCCCAACGACTGCTCGCTGATCCTCAACGTCGGCACCACCACCGAAGCCATCGCGCAGGCATTGATGCGGCACACCGGCCTGCGCGTGATCACCAACAACCTCAACGTGGCGACGATCCTCAGCGGCAACCCGGCGTGCGAAGTGATCGTCGCGGGCGGCTCGGTGCGCGCGCGCGACCGCGCCATCGTGGGTGAGGCGACCATCGATTTCATCCGCCAGTTCAAGGTCGACATCGCGCTGATCGGCGTGTCCAGCATCGAGGCCGACGGGTCGCTCCGCGACTTCGACCTGCGGGAGGTCAAGGTCGCGCAGACCATCATCGCGCAGGCGCGCGAGGTGTGGCTCGCCGCCGATGCCAGCAAGTTCAACCGGCCGGCCATGATCCAGCTCGGGACGCTGTCGGACATCGACCGGCTCTTCACCGACGCCGAACCGCCGGCCCCCTTTCCCGCCCTGCTCGACAGCGCCCAGGTGCGCTGCGAGATCGCAAGCGACCATTGA
- the glpD gene encoding glycerol-3-phosphate dehydrogenase yields MNQGESPSLPSGNPAVTSERSSLVNDLFSPVVATATECDVLVVGGGINGCGIARDLAGRGFQVVLCEKDDLAAHTSSSSTKLIHGGLRYLEYYEFSLVRKALQEREVLLKSAPHIMWPLRFVMPHDPSMRPAWMVRMGLFLYDHLAKREVLPGSRTVDLRKHKAGQPLKPQYKRGFVYSDGWVDDARLVVLNAVDARARGAQILTRTRCTAVQRDADGWTAALDGPDGIRTVRARAVVNAAGPWAESFLRNTAKAANGESLATKSLRLVKGSHIVVKRIFEHDHAYIFQNPDKRIIFAIPYQDDYTLIGTTDVEIGSDDPGAARISPEEIDYLCAQASRYFEKPVVPADVVWTYSGVRPLLDDASGDPSAVTRDYLLEANTTAAPLLSVWGGKITTFRKLAEDAADEVGRMLGDKRPAWTEGAFLAGGDLSGWIGAPKRPDEDFERFVAAVQKRHAWLPAPLARRLAHAYGARIAEVLGNATALADLGVEVAPGLHDAELRYLHAQEWVRTADDALWRRSKLGLRYTPQERAAVARWFDDNNDERHTDATDPRAHHQEGGRADVAP; encoded by the coding sequence ATGAACCAAGGCGAAAGTCCTTCGCTCCCCTCCGGCAACCCAGCAGTTACTTCAGAGCGGTCCTCCCTCGTGAACGATTTGTTCTCTCCCGTTGTGGCCACGGCGACCGAATGCGACGTGCTCGTCGTCGGTGGCGGCATCAACGGCTGCGGCATCGCGCGTGACCTGGCGGGGCGTGGTTTCCAGGTGGTGCTGTGCGAGAAGGACGACCTGGCCGCCCACACCTCGTCGTCGTCGACCAAGCTGATCCACGGGGGCCTGCGCTACCTGGAGTACTACGAGTTCTCGCTGGTGCGCAAGGCGCTGCAGGAGCGCGAGGTGCTGCTCAAGAGCGCGCCGCACATCATGTGGCCGCTGCGCTTCGTGATGCCGCACGACCCGTCGATGCGACCGGCCTGGATGGTGCGCATGGGCCTGTTCCTGTACGACCACCTCGCCAAGCGCGAGGTGCTGCCGGGTTCGCGCACCGTCGATCTGCGCAAGCACAAGGCCGGCCAGCCGCTCAAGCCGCAGTACAAGCGCGGCTTCGTGTATTCCGACGGCTGGGTCGACGACGCGCGTCTGGTGGTGCTCAACGCGGTCGACGCCCGCGCGCGCGGCGCACAGATCCTCACGCGCACCCGCTGCACGGCGGTGCAGCGCGACGCCGACGGCTGGACCGCCGCGCTCGATGGCCCGGACGGCATCCGCACTGTGCGGGCTCGCGCGGTGGTCAATGCGGCCGGCCCCTGGGCCGAGTCCTTCCTGCGCAACACGGCGAAGGCGGCCAACGGCGAGTCGCTCGCGACCAAGAGCCTGCGCCTGGTCAAGGGCAGCCACATCGTGGTCAAGCGCATCTTCGAACACGACCATGCCTACATCTTCCAGAACCCGGACAAGCGGATCATCTTCGCGATCCCCTACCAGGACGACTACACGCTGATCGGCACCACCGACGTCGAGATCGGTTCCGACGACCCGGGCGCGGCGCGCATCTCGCCCGAAGAGATCGACTACCTCTGCGCCCAGGCCAGCCGCTACTTCGAGAAGCCGGTCGTCCCCGCCGATGTCGTGTGGACCTACTCCGGCGTGCGCCCGCTGCTGGACGATGCGTCGGGCGACCCGTCGGCCGTCACGCGTGACTACCTGCTCGAAGCCAACACCACCGCCGCACCGCTGCTGTCGGTGTGGGGCGGCAAGATCACCACCTTCCGCAAGCTGGCGGAAGACGCAGCGGACGAGGTCGGCCGCATGCTCGGCGACAAGCGTCCGGCCTGGACGGAGGGCGCCTTCCTCGCGGGCGGCGACTTGTCGGGCTGGATCGGTGCGCCGAAGCGCCCCGACGAGGACTTCGAGCGCTTCGTCGCTGCCGTGCAGAAGCGACATGCCTGGCTGCCCGCGCCGCTCGCGCGCCGACTGGCCCACGCCTACGGCGCGCGCATCGCCGAGGTGCTGGGCAATGCGACCGCGCTGGCCGACCTGGGCGTCGAAGTGGCCCCCGGCCTGCACGATGCCGAACTGCGTTACCTGCATGCGCAGGAATGGGTGCGCACGGCGGACGACGCCTTGTGGCGCCGCTCGAAGCTCGGCCTGCGCTACACGCCACAAGAGCGTGCCGCGGTCGCGCGATGGTTCGACGACAACAACGACGAGAGACACACCGATGCAACTGACCCTCGAGCGCATCACCAAGAAGGTGGGCGCGCAGACGTGGCTCCATGA